The Arachis ipaensis cultivar K30076 chromosome B07, Araip1.1, whole genome shotgun sequence genome includes a window with the following:
- the LOC107608802 gene encoding UPF0481 protein At3g47200-like: protein MANPNPNVAIKIKAMLEAAQPRFTEKCCIYRVSHEIRKSNEDAYTPKVVSIGPFHHGDQYLLNMEEPKRIFCRQFIERSMTNNLESFVSCVQELEPTVRACYSDNIKLTEEEHVMVILVDCCFILELLLKRYHGWRRGDAIVLPRNLRDPVAYDLLLLENQVPFFVLEKLYNLALDSPPLLTLALRYIVPYSIILPDSIISGDVLRLLSNDTGIAHFIDLSRKFLLASSGFSGCLREAEFPHIYSATELSEAGVKFKVNKNSQCMLDLELSGHCLRVPSIRVTPFTEAILRNLIAFEQCHCMKESYLLTI from the coding sequence ATGGCAAATCCGAATCCTAATGTTGCAATCAAGATTAAAGCAATGTTGGAGGCAGCACAACCTCGATTTACAGAGAAATGTTGCATCTACAGGGTGTCCCATGAGATTCGCAAATCAAATGAAGATGCATACACTCCAAAGGTTGTTTCAATTGGTCCTTTTCACCATGGGGATCAATATTTGCTAAACATGGAGGAGCCAAAAAGAATATTTTGTAGACAGTTCATTGAAAGATCTATGACAAACAACTTGGAAAGTTTTGTTAGTTGTGTGCAAGAGCTCGAACCAACGGTTCGTGCTTGTTACTCAGATAACATCAAGCTTACTGAGGAAGAACATGTTATGGTGATATTGGTGGATTGCTGCTTCATATTAGAACTTTTACTTAAGCGCTATCATGGGTGGAGACGAGGTGATGCCATTGTTCTGCCACGAAATTTAAGGGATCCTGTAGCATATGATTTGTTGTTGCTTGAGAATCAAGTTCCTTTCTTTGTTCTTGAGAAGCTTTATAACCTAGCTCTTGATTCTCCTCCATTACTAACACTCGCTCTTCGTTATATTGTTCCTTATAGTATCATCCTTCCTGATAGTATCATTTCCGGTGATGTTCTTAGGCTATTATCCAACGATACTGGAATAGCTCATTTCATAGATCTATCAAGAAAGTTTCTATTAGCATCCTCTGGCTTCTCTGGATGCTTAAGAGAAGCAGAGTTCCCCCACATTTATAGTGCCACTGAGTTGAGTGAAGCAGGAGTGAAGTTTAAGGTAAACAAAAATAGCCAATGCATGCTAGATTTGGAACTTTCAGGTCATTGTTTGAGAGTCCCATCTATTAGAGTGACACCCTTTACTGAAGCTATTTTGAGAAATTTGATAGCTTTTGAGCAATGCCACTGTATGAAGGAATCTTACCTGCTGACTATATAA
- the LOC107606521 gene encoding probable CCR4-associated factor 1 homolog 11 — translation MTRVDDERERLQQPPRAMVVGFPPFYCAAQPRSGKVWAANADSEFQIISSLIDKYRFVSIDTEFPIVILSRNKNYRSLVPEETYQVMKANVDALKIIQLALTLSDEHGNLPDLGTNNRTHYIWQFNFRDFNLMRDIHAKDSVAGVSSVHFAKLAAASGLLFNKALTWVTFHGAYDIGYLVKILTWGVLPKSLEEFLVLVKELFGGNAYDVKHVMRFCNGLYGGLEKVVDTLHVDRVAGKCHQAGSDSLLTCHTFHKIRETYFLADEDGFREYVNVFFGLEIAKA, via the exons ATGACGAGGGTCGATGATGAACGAGAACGACTTCAACAACCACCGAgagccatggttgttggttttccGCCTTTTTATTGTGCTGCTCAGCCAAG ATCAGGCAAAGTGTGGGCTGCCAACGCTGATTCCGAGTTCCAAATCATAAGCAGCCTAATTGACAAATATCGATTTGTCTCCATTGACACTGAATTCCCAATAGTCATCCTGTCCCGCAACAAGAACTACCGGAGTCTTGTTCCAGAGGAAACTTACCAAGTCATGAAGGCCAATGTTGACGCCCTCAAAATCATCCAGCTTGCACTCACTCTCTCCGATGAACACGGCAACCTCCCTGACCTAGGAACCAACAACAGAACTCACTACATCTGGCAGTTCAATTTCCGAGACTTCAATCTCATGCGTGACATCCACGCAAAGGACTCAGTGGCTGGAGTTTCTTCGGTGCATTTTGCGAAGTTGGCAGCAGCATCTGGGCTGCTGTTCAACAAAGCACTGACATGGGTCACTTTCCATGGTGCTTATGATATTGGATATTTGGTGAAGATTCTGACTTGGGGTGTTCTTCCGAAAAGCTTGGAGGAGTTCTTGGTGCTTGTAAAAGAGCTGTTTGGGGGAAATGCTTATGATGTGAAGCATGTGATGAGGTTCTGCAATGGCCTCTATGGCGGTTTGGAGAAGGTGGTTGACACACTTCACGTGGATCGAGTTGCTGGGAAGTGCCATCAGGCCGGGTCTGACAGCTTGCTCACCTGCCACACCTTTCACAAGATTAGAGAAACTTATTTTTTGGCTGATGAGGATGGGTTTAGAGAGTATGTTAATGTATTTTTTGGGTTAGAAATTGCAAAAGCTTAA
- the LOC107606520 gene encoding UPF0481 protein At3g47200-like has translation MASKNPNETVMEIKTMLEEGQPHFTEKCCIYRVPHNIRKFNKDAYTPEVVSIGPFHHGNEKLLKMEYHKRLYCRQFIERSETKNLESFVSCVQELEAEVRGCYSDDIKLCKEKHVMVILVDCCFILEFLLRIHFKQLQDAIFLSPWLWGFISLDLLLIENQVPFFVLDKLYNLAFPSTLNSNHPSLLSLTLLVVPNNTIPPGYNNELTLSSVGRIAHFTDLIRKLLLRSSQFFQPSASGRARGKKITQIYERAYYSATKLNEAGVKFEVNKNDKCLLDLEISGCTLRIPFISVDDWTEVILRNLLAFEQCHCIYESYLTDYIIFFDFLINADKDVDFLIKKKIIVNWLGDSNAVAKMFNGLGVNLLYPDFNVQYSRIFDELNAFCARPWNKNVATLRRDYCNTPWKTVASIAGIFLLILTVIQTVFSILH, from the exons atGGCAAGTAAGAATCCAAATGAAACTGTAATGGAGATTAAAACAATGTTGGAGGAGGGACAACCTCACTTTACAGAGAAATGCTGCATCTACAGGGTGCCCCATAACATCCGCAAGTTTAATAAAGATGCATACACTCCAGAGGTCGTTTCAATTGGTCCTTTTCACCATGGAAATGAAAAACTGCTAAAGATggagtatcataaaagattataTTGCAGACAATTCATTGAAAGATCCGAGACGAAGAACTTGGAAAGTTTTGTGAGTTGCGTGCAAGAGCTGGAGGCAGAGGTTCGTGGTTGTTACTCAGATGACATCAAGCTTTGTAAGGAAAAGCATGTTATGGTGATCTTGGTGGACTGCTGCTTCATATTAGAGTTTTTACTGAGGATCCATTTCAAGCAGTTGCAGGATGCCATTTTTCTGTCACCATGGTTATGGGGCTTTATATCATTAGATTTGTTGTTGATTGAGAATCAAGTCCCTTTCTTTGTTCTTGACAAGCTTTACAATCTAGCTTTTCCTTCTACCTTGAATAGTAACCATCCTTCATTATTAAGTCTCACTCTTCTTGTGGTTCCTAATAATACCATTCCTCCAGGTTATAATAATGAGCTAACTTTATCTAGTGTTGGTAGAATAGCTCATTTCACAGATCTAATAAGAAAGCTTCTATTAAGATCCTCTCAGTTTTTCCAACCATCAGCCTCTGGACGCGCAAGAGGAAAAAAGATAACCCAAATTTATGAAAGAGCCTA TTATAGTGCAACTAAGTTGAATGAAGCTGGAGTGAAGTTTGAGGTAAACAAAAATGATAAATGCTTACTAGACTTGGAAATTTCAGGCTGTACTTTGAGAATCCCATTTATTAGTGTGGATGACTGGACTGAAGTTATTTTGAGAAATTTGTTAGCTTTCGAACAATGTCACTGTATCTATGAATCCTACCTCACAGACTATATCATCTTCTTTGATTTTCTTATCAATGCAGACAAAGATGTAGATTTCcttattaagaaaaaaataattgtGAATTGGTTAGGTGATAGCAATGCAGTGGCCAAAATGTTCAATGGTCTTGGAGTGAACCTTTTGTATCCAGATTTTAATGTGCAATATTCCCGTATTTTTGATGAGTTGAATGCTTTCTGTGCACGCCCTTGGAACAAAAATGTTGCGACTTTGAGGCGCGATTACTGCAACACTCCATGGAAGACTGTAGCTTCTATTGCTGGaatttttcttcttattctcACTGTTATTCAAACAGTATTTTCTATCCTCCATTGA
- the LOC107608803 gene encoding uncharacterized protein LOC107608803, with the protein MKESLSWPEKGGREGRDGGAVHHRRVCCFGLAQPHTPFILVSESVPFSPILTPFVKLIGIGAVMERLELLMLQLHLRCSRGSCCHCLGWNPRDADHEAAETERDSFVKINCKWC; encoded by the exons ATGAAGGAGAGTTTGAGCTGGCCAGAGAAGGGAGGAAGAGAGGGTCGCGATGGAGGAGCCGTTCACCATCGTCGCGTCTGCTGTTTTGGTCTTGCTCAGCCCCACACCCCCTTCATTCTTGTCTCTGAATCAGTACCATTTTCCCCTATTCTGACTCCATTTGTGAAACT TATTGGTATTGGTGCTGTCATGGAACGGTTGGAGCTGTTGATGTTACAATTACATCTGCGATGTAGCCGTGGAAGTTGCTGCCACTGTCTCG GTTGGAATCCAAGGGATGCAGATCATGAAGCCGCAGAGACCGAAAGAGATTCATTTGTCAAAATCAATTGCAAATGGTGCTAA
- the LOC107608801 gene encoding disease resistance protein RFL1-like isoform X1 encodes MGHQGHVLRRKPEHLRRKLETKVEQVQEQVKNTVQVDRIEGGCFMQFDFESRQSTFNGILEALQADSISCVALYGMGGVGKTTLARHVGKRVKEMNMFDLVLPVHVTTAENVKRIQGDIAAGLGLRLGEESDLAERQRQLSLRLRNEEHVLIILDDLWYKLDLQKIGILNNHCKVLLTTRSQQVAYLMGCQRSFHLFLLTLEENWDLFKRCAGIHDDRFEPDLLAIAKEVSAHCEGLPLTISILGSALRARTVYLWKQVLKDLMSSRGKGLNWEDDSTNFIIQIIVVIYNIILASKETKIIFLICGMYPEDHEILIEDLFQHVIRLRLCSKTDVIATITSLKDSSLLMPSITSKDHVLMHDLVRYAARKIIFKEKPTNRDNISEYMNALYNEEHFQWQEALHQLLCRLFGATEYPESSSSTSSELQVAQSYSSTIPRPSGKMVDFYGLCQVDKSFLPLLKEACTNNPNLIESQRKHSEMLRQSAFDSLGRLLFLLHNVRIRDWINHKQELQMYWEQAKLMKFDLEWLSPAMEQVLSSADLARIEALREEEKYWNEEASKLREKLKIVEDKAAVIRTEIVLTESKLDGFAIGYGSEAGVVSKVSPWRKIFLFR; translated from the coding sequence ATGGGTCATCAGGGACATGTTCTGAGGAGGAAACCAGAACATCTTAGGAGGAAACTGGAGACAAAAGTTGAGCAAGTACAAGAACAGGTAAAGAACACAGTTCAAGTTGATAGAATTGAAGGCGGTTGTTTTATGCAGTTTGACTTTGAATCAAGACAAAGCACTTTCAATGGAATCTTGGAAGCCTTACAAGCTGATAGCATCTCCTGTGTGGCATTGTATGGCATGGGTGGAGTAGGAAAGACAACCTTAGCAAGGCATGTAGGTAAAAGAGTAAAGGAGATGAACATGTTTGACCTTGTTCTACCTGTTCATGTGACGACAGCTGAAAATGTCAAGAGGATTCAAGGTGACATAGCTGCCGGGTTAGGACTTCGATTGGGAGAGGAATCCGATCTAGCTGAAAGACAGAGACAACTATCACTTAGATTAAGAAATGAAGAACATGTACTCATAATTTTGGATGACTTATGGTATAAGCTTGATCTGCAAAAGATTGGGATTTTAAACAATCACTGTAAAGTCCTCTTAACTACGAGAAGTCAACAAGTTGCATATTTGATGGGATGTCAACGCAGCTTTCATCTATTTCTTTTAACTTTAGAAGAAAATTGGGATTTGTTCAAGAGGTGCGCAGGCATCCATGATGATCGGTTCGAGCCGGACTTACTTGCTATAGCAAAGGAAGTTTCAGCACACTGTGAAGGATTACCACTTACCATTTCAATATTGGGGTCAGCTCTAAGAGCAAGAACTGTTTACCTGTGGAAACAAGTCTTAAAAGATTTAATGAGTTCAAGAGGGAAGGGTTTGAATTGGGAAGATGATAGTACTAATTTTATAATCCAAATAATAGTGGTGATCTATAATATTATACTTGCAAGCAAAGAAACTAAAATCATATTCTTAATATGTGGTATGTATCCAGAAGATCATGAAATTCTCATTGAAGATCTGTTCCAACATGTAATTAGACTAAGGTTGTGCAGCAAAACTGATGTGATTGCAACCATCACTAGCCTCAAGGACTCTAGCTTGTTGATGCCTTCCATTACAAGTAAAGACCATGTGCTAATGCATGATTTGGTCCGTTATGCTGCTAGGAAGATAATCTTTAAAGAGAAACCTACCAATAGGGACAATATCAGTGAGTATATGAATGCGCTTTATAATGAGGAACATTTTCAATGGCAAGAGGCATTACATCAACTTCTTTGTCGGTTGTTTGGTGCAACTGAGTATCCAgaatcttcttcttcaacaagtTCGGAGCTCCAAGTCGCACAGTCCTACTCCTCTACAATTCCTAGGCCATCAGGGAAGATGGTGGATTTTTATGGATTGTGTCAGGTTGACAAATCATTtctgccactgctcaaagaagcatGCACCAATAATCCAAATCTGATAGAAAGCCAGAGAAAACACTCTGAAATGTTAAGGCAGAGTGCTTTTGATAGCTTAGGAAGGTTGTTGTTTCTGTTGCATAATGTTAGGATTAGAGATTGGATAAACCATAAACAAGAACTGCAGATGTATTGGGAGCAGGCAAAGCTCATGAAGTTCGATTTGGAATGGTTGAGTCCTGCTATGGAACAAGTCCTATCTTCGGCCGATCTTGCAAGGATTGAAGCATTGCGTGAGGAAGAGAAGTATTGGAACGAAGAAGCTTCTAAGCTAAGAGAGAAACTCAAGATTGTGGAGGATAAAGCTGCAGTCATTAGAACTGAGATTGTCCTCACAGAGTCTAAGTTGGATGGTTTTGCAATTGGTTATGGTTCAGAGGCTGGGGTTGTTTCCAAAGTCAGTCCTTGGAGGAAAATTTTTCTATTTAGATAA
- the LOC107608801 gene encoding probable disease resistance protein At1g61300 isoform X2 — MQFDFESRQSTFNGILEALQADSISCVALYGMGGVGKTTLARHVGKRVKEMNMFDLVLPVHVTTAENVKRIQGDIAAGLGLRLGEESDLAERQRQLSLRLRNEEHVLIILDDLWYKLDLQKIGILNNHCKVLLTTRSQQVAYLMGCQRSFHLFLLTLEENWDLFKRCAGIHDDRFEPDLLAIAKEVSAHCEGLPLTISILGSALRARTVYLWKQVLKDLMSSRGKGLNWEDDSTNFIIQIIVVIYNIILASKETKIIFLICGMYPEDHEILIEDLFQHVIRLRLCSKTDVIATITSLKDSSLLMPSITSKDHVLMHDLVRYAARKIIFKEKPTNRDNISEYMNALYNEEHFQWQEALHQLLCRLFGATEYPESSSSTSSELQVAQSYSSTIPRPSGKMVDFYGLCQVDKSFLPLLKEACTNNPNLIESQRKHSEMLRQSAFDSLGRLLFLLHNVRIRDWINHKQELQMYWEQAKLMKFDLEWLSPAMEQVLSSADLARIEALREEEKYWNEEASKLREKLKIVEDKAAVIRTEIVLTESKLDGFAIGYGSEAGVVSKVSPWRKIFLFR; from the coding sequence ATGCAGTTTGACTTTGAATCAAGACAAAGCACTTTCAATGGAATCTTGGAAGCCTTACAAGCTGATAGCATCTCCTGTGTGGCATTGTATGGCATGGGTGGAGTAGGAAAGACAACCTTAGCAAGGCATGTAGGTAAAAGAGTAAAGGAGATGAACATGTTTGACCTTGTTCTACCTGTTCATGTGACGACAGCTGAAAATGTCAAGAGGATTCAAGGTGACATAGCTGCCGGGTTAGGACTTCGATTGGGAGAGGAATCCGATCTAGCTGAAAGACAGAGACAACTATCACTTAGATTAAGAAATGAAGAACATGTACTCATAATTTTGGATGACTTATGGTATAAGCTTGATCTGCAAAAGATTGGGATTTTAAACAATCACTGTAAAGTCCTCTTAACTACGAGAAGTCAACAAGTTGCATATTTGATGGGATGTCAACGCAGCTTTCATCTATTTCTTTTAACTTTAGAAGAAAATTGGGATTTGTTCAAGAGGTGCGCAGGCATCCATGATGATCGGTTCGAGCCGGACTTACTTGCTATAGCAAAGGAAGTTTCAGCACACTGTGAAGGATTACCACTTACCATTTCAATATTGGGGTCAGCTCTAAGAGCAAGAACTGTTTACCTGTGGAAACAAGTCTTAAAAGATTTAATGAGTTCAAGAGGGAAGGGTTTGAATTGGGAAGATGATAGTACTAATTTTATAATCCAAATAATAGTGGTGATCTATAATATTATACTTGCAAGCAAAGAAACTAAAATCATATTCTTAATATGTGGTATGTATCCAGAAGATCATGAAATTCTCATTGAAGATCTGTTCCAACATGTAATTAGACTAAGGTTGTGCAGCAAAACTGATGTGATTGCAACCATCACTAGCCTCAAGGACTCTAGCTTGTTGATGCCTTCCATTACAAGTAAAGACCATGTGCTAATGCATGATTTGGTCCGTTATGCTGCTAGGAAGATAATCTTTAAAGAGAAACCTACCAATAGGGACAATATCAGTGAGTATATGAATGCGCTTTATAATGAGGAACATTTTCAATGGCAAGAGGCATTACATCAACTTCTTTGTCGGTTGTTTGGTGCAACTGAGTATCCAgaatcttcttcttcaacaagtTCGGAGCTCCAAGTCGCACAGTCCTACTCCTCTACAATTCCTAGGCCATCAGGGAAGATGGTGGATTTTTATGGATTGTGTCAGGTTGACAAATCATTtctgccactgctcaaagaagcatGCACCAATAATCCAAATCTGATAGAAAGCCAGAGAAAACACTCTGAAATGTTAAGGCAGAGTGCTTTTGATAGCTTAGGAAGGTTGTTGTTTCTGTTGCATAATGTTAGGATTAGAGATTGGATAAACCATAAACAAGAACTGCAGATGTATTGGGAGCAGGCAAAGCTCATGAAGTTCGATTTGGAATGGTTGAGTCCTGCTATGGAACAAGTCCTATCTTCGGCCGATCTTGCAAGGATTGAAGCATTGCGTGAGGAAGAGAAGTATTGGAACGAAGAAGCTTCTAAGCTAAGAGAGAAACTCAAGATTGTGGAGGATAAAGCTGCAGTCATTAGAACTGAGATTGTCCTCACAGAGTCTAAGTTGGATGGTTTTGCAATTGGTTATGGTTCAGAGGCTGGGGTTGTTTCCAAAGTCAGTCCTTGGAGGAAAATTTTTCTATTTAGATAA
- the LOC107606519 gene encoding UPF0481 protein At3g47200-like, translating to MHIYTPEIVSICPFHHGDEKLLKMEDHKRLYCKQFIERSGTNKLESFVNCVQDLEPKIRGCYSDDIKLSKEEHVMVIFVDCCFILEFLLRYHFMFTHGDDAILLPRRLRLYIRYDLLLLENQVPYFVLDKLYNLVFPSNFIGVSQDRHPSLLSLALYHIVPGGIIFPGDFKGELSVSNVGGIAHFTDLSRKLLLLSCNLSISRSSREAQVAQIYSATELKEAGVKFEVKKASQCLLDLQLSGHTLRIPFFRVEDMTEVVLRNLLAFEQCHCINESYIDDYIAVLDFLINADKDVDLLIKNGIIENWLGDSNAVAKMFNGLGVNIMYPDFNVQYSLLFQRLNAFCARPWNKKVATLRHDYCNTPWKTVASIAGIFLLVLTVVQTVFSILQGVH from the coding sequence ATGCATATATACACTCCAGAGATTGTTTCAATTTGTCCTTTTCACCATGGGGATGAAAAATTGCTAAAGATGGAGGACCATAAAAGATTATATTGCAAACAATTTATTGAACGATCCGGGACAAACAAGTTAGAAAGTTTTGTGAATTGCGTGCAAGATCTTGAGCCAAAGATTCGTGGTTGTTACTCAGATGACATCAAGCTTAGTAAGGAAGAACATGTCATGGTGATCTTTGTGGATTGCTGCTTCATATTAGAGTTTCTACTCAGGTACCATTTCATGTTTACACATGGCGATGATGCTATTCTTTTGCCACGACGGCTAAGGCTTTATATACGATATGATTTGTTGTTGCTTGAGAATCAAGTCCCATACTTTGTTCTTGACAAGCTTTACAATCTAGTTTTTCCTTCTAACTTCATTGGTGTGAGCCAAGACAGGCATCCTTCGTTGTTAAGTCTCGCTCTTTATCATATAGTTCCTGGTGGAATAATCTTTCCTGGTGATTTTAAGGGTGAGTTATCGGTATCCAATGTTGGTGGAATAGCTCATTTCACAGATCTTTCTAGAAAGCTTCTGTTATTGTCCTGTAACTTATCAATCTCTAGATCTTCAAGAGAAGCACAGGTAGCACAAATTTATAGTGCAACTGAGTTGAAGGAAGCAGGAGTAAAGTTTGAGGTAAAGAAAGCTAGTCAATGCTTACTAGACTTGCAACTTTCTGGTCATACTTTGAGAATCCCGTTCTTTAGAGTGGAAGATATGACTGAGGTTGTTTTGAGAAATTTGTTAGCTTTCGAGCAATGTCACTGTATCAATGAATCCTATATCGATGACTATATTGCTGTGTTAGATTTTCTTATTAACGCAGACAAAGATGTAGATTTGCTTATTAAGAACGGAATAATTGAGAATTGGTTAGGTGATAGTAATGCAGTGGCCAAAATGTTCAATGGTCTTGGAGTGAACATTATGTATCCAGATTTTAATGTGCAATATTCCCTTCTTTTTCAAAGGTTAAATGCCTTTTGTGCACGCCCTTGGAACAAAAAAGTTGCGACTTTGAGGCACGATTATTGCAACACTCCATGGAAGACGGTAGCTTCTATTGCTGGAATTTTTCTGCTTGTTCTCACTGTTGTTCAGACAGTATTTTCTATTCTCCAAGGAGTACACTAG
- the LOC110264786 gene encoding anaphase-promoting complex subunit 5-like, translating into MLRDDDPSGAIFLRTNWQLQGYLQEQDDIIEKNGVPVSLNGFEIVLRQLQKLAPELHPVHFLSYLNFNLAELDLSFLSQEGEKGTGCC; encoded by the exons ATGCTAAGAGATGATGATCCAAGTGGTGCAATATTCCTGCGCACAAACTGGCAGTTGCAAGGGTACTTACAAGAGCAAGATGATATAATTGAAAA GAATGGAGTTCCTGTCTCTTTGAATGGGTTTGAAATTGTTCTACGACAGCTACAGAAGTTGGCACCTGAACTACATCCA GTTCACTTTCTGAGCTACTTGAATTTTAATTTGGCTGAATTAGACCTTAGCTTCTTATCCCAGGAAGGAGAAAAAGGTACTGGTTGCTGCTAG